The Deltaproteobacteria bacterium genome window below encodes:
- the pyrE gene encoding orotate phosphoribosyltransferase: protein MLPHQAAFLELLLRFEVLRFGDFTLKSGRRSPYFVNAGQLRTGAAIAALGQAYAAHARHHGLRCDLVFGPSYKGVPLAVATAMALSDGARDVGYAFDRKQAKDHGEGGVFVGMAPASGMHVLVVDDVVTSGQSIREAVALVREAAPDVVVSGVVVAIDRQERGRGSKTCADELRDELGLPILPLLGIEETVAHLHGRDIDGRVLVDDTRAQAIREHLAAFGATA, encoded by the coding sequence ATGCTCCCGCACCAGGCTGCCTTCCTCGAGCTGCTGCTCCGCTTCGAAGTCCTGCGCTTCGGCGATTTCACGCTGAAGTCGGGCCGCCGCTCGCCCTACTTCGTCAACGCCGGTCAGCTCCGTACCGGCGCTGCGATCGCGGCGCTCGGCCAGGCCTACGCGGCCCACGCACGCCACCACGGGCTGCGCTGCGACCTCGTGTTCGGGCCCTCGTACAAGGGCGTGCCGCTGGCGGTCGCCACCGCGATGGCGTTGTCGGATGGCGCACGCGACGTCGGCTACGCCTTCGACCGCAAGCAGGCCAAGGACCACGGCGAAGGCGGCGTGTTCGTCGGCATGGCGCCGGCCTCGGGCATGCACGTGCTCGTGGTCGACGACGTCGTGACCTCGGGCCAGTCGATCCGCGAGGCGGTCGCGTTGGTCCGCGAGGCGGCCCCCGACGTGGTCGTGAGCGGCGTCGTCGTGGCGATCGATCGACAGGAGCGCGGCCGCGGATCCAAGACCTGCGCCGACGAGCTGCGCGACGAGCTGGGCCTGCCGATCCTCCCGCTGCTGGGCATCGAAGAGACCGTCGCCCACCTCCACGGTCGCGACATCGACGGTCGCGTGCTGGTCGACGACACCCGCGCGCAGGCGATCCGCGAGCACCTCGCCGCGTTCGGGGCCACCGCGTGA
- a CDS encoding phosphoribosylformylglycinamidine synthase, which yields MAIHRFEVEPRGHGRDALAAECAHRVAAQLAGAGAKADAITSLASTLRPHIHTRRVYLLDLELTDDEAARVLAAVVDPVAERGASGMLSDAAWPADTAVLTIGFRPGVTDAVGTTLKRAAQDCLGRTLAGAAYSAHAYAFAGPRRDEMLEAARRLLCNPLIQRARVDRLPRVLDLELPKAGAADPPRVATVPLRVADDATLQRISQQGVLALSLPEMRAIAAHFRDRGRDPTDAELECLAQTWSEHCKHKIFASPIERVAGGTTTMLSQGLFRSFIRGATEAVAAARDDGDAPFLVSVFHDNAGVVRFTDDDHLVYKVETHNSPSALDPYGGAMTGIVGVNRDSFGTGRGADLLTNVWGYCFGAPDHADALPAGLMHPKRIREGVHHGVIDGGNQSGIPYSRGFELFDPRYAGKPLVFCGTVAVMPVASAGRPTHEKRAEVGDAIVMVGGRIGKDGIHGATFSSERLDEHAPVQAVQIGDPITQKMMFDMLTVARDRGLFSSMTDNGAGGLSSSVGEMATSSGGAELDLACAPLKYPGLQPWEILVSEAQERMTVAVPPAQLPAFLELARRYEVEATVLGRFTDSGRLVVRHGELEVVDLPLSFLHDGVPLPPLRAELAAAKVAAAPDPSRTADAQLPELVLALLAMPEHACNDALTRRYDHEVKGLSVIKPHVGVHRDVPAGATVMRARHGRREGVVLGEGVHPFYADLDARAMAHACVDEAVRRVVAAGARVDRIAALDNFCWPDPVQSDRTPDGAHKLAQLVACCEGLREACVAFGVPLVSGKDSMKNDASIGGVKISIPPTLLVSVMAQIDDVGGALDPVVIEDTELWLLGPTADELGGSSIHRLLGHGLAGAVPQTDLAAAAARHRALAQLVADGQLRSALPLSRGGLALALAHTALASELSIEVGVDELAVASGFVALFSESTSRVLLGVAPERRGAVQAALGRHGLVALGHARRGRAGLRIERGGRAIVDLSTTQLRARWVVD from the coding sequence GTGGCGATCCATCGTTTCGAGGTCGAGCCACGCGGGCATGGCCGTGACGCACTGGCCGCCGAATGCGCGCATCGAGTTGCGGCACAGCTCGCAGGCGCGGGTGCGAAGGCCGACGCGATCACGTCGCTGGCGTCCACGCTGCGCCCCCACATCCACACTCGCCGGGTCTACCTGCTGGATCTCGAGCTGACCGACGATGAAGCGGCGCGCGTGCTCGCGGCCGTCGTCGATCCGGTCGCGGAGCGCGGCGCGAGCGGCATGTTGTCCGACGCGGCGTGGCCGGCCGACACCGCGGTGCTCACGATCGGCTTCCGTCCCGGGGTCACCGACGCGGTCGGCACCACGCTCAAGCGCGCCGCGCAGGATTGCCTCGGTCGCACCCTCGCGGGGGCGGCCTACAGCGCGCACGCCTACGCGTTCGCGGGCCCGCGTCGCGACGAGATGCTCGAGGCCGCGCGGCGGCTGCTGTGCAATCCGCTGATCCAGCGCGCACGGGTCGACCGGCTGCCACGGGTGCTCGACCTCGAGCTGCCCAAGGCCGGCGCCGCCGATCCGCCGCGGGTCGCGACGGTGCCGCTGCGCGTGGCCGACGACGCGACCCTCCAGCGCATCTCGCAGCAGGGCGTGCTGGCGCTGTCGCTACCGGAGATGCGCGCGATCGCGGCCCACTTCCGCGACCGCGGACGCGACCCCACCGACGCCGAGCTCGAGTGCCTGGCGCAGACGTGGAGCGAGCACTGCAAGCACAAGATCTTCGCGTCGCCGATCGAGCGGGTCGCGGGGGGCACCACCACGATGCTGTCGCAAGGGCTGTTCCGCAGCTTCATCCGCGGCGCCACCGAGGCGGTCGCGGCCGCGCGCGACGACGGCGACGCGCCGTTCTTGGTGTCGGTGTTCCACGACAACGCCGGGGTCGTCCGCTTCACCGACGACGACCACCTCGTCTACAAGGTCGAGACCCACAACTCGCCGTCCGCGCTCGACCCCTACGGTGGGGCGATGACCGGCATCGTCGGCGTCAACCGAGACAGCTTCGGCACCGGGCGCGGCGCCGACCTGCTGACCAACGTGTGGGGCTACTGCTTCGGCGCGCCCGACCACGCCGATGCGCTGCCGGCCGGGCTCATGCATCCCAAGCGCATCCGCGAGGGCGTGCACCATGGCGTCATCGACGGCGGCAACCAGTCGGGCATCCCGTACAGTCGCGGCTTCGAGCTGTTCGACCCACGCTACGCCGGCAAGCCGTTGGTCTTCTGCGGCACCGTGGCCGTGATGCCGGTTGCCAGCGCCGGGCGACCGACCCACGAGAAGCGCGCCGAGGTCGGCGACGCGATCGTCATGGTCGGCGGACGCATCGGCAAGGACGGCATCCACGGCGCCACGTTCTCGAGCGAGCGGCTCGACGAGCACGCGCCGGTGCAGGCGGTCCAGATCGGCGACCCCATCACGCAGAAGATGATGTTCGACATGCTCACGGTCGCGCGCGATCGCGGGCTGTTCAGCTCGATGACCGACAACGGCGCGGGCGGGCTGTCGTCGTCGGTCGGCGAGATGGCGACCAGCAGCGGCGGTGCCGAGCTCGACCTCGCGTGCGCCCCGCTCAAGTACCCCGGGCTGCAGCCGTGGGAGATCCTGGTGTCGGAGGCGCAGGAGCGCATGACGGTGGCCGTGCCGCCGGCGCAGCTGCCCGCGTTCCTCGAGCTCGCCCGACGCTACGAGGTCGAGGCCACCGTGCTCGGTCGCTTCACCGACAGCGGCCGCCTGGTGGTGCGTCACGGCGAGCTCGAGGTGGTCGATCTGCCGCTGTCGTTCCTCCACGACGGCGTGCCGCTGCCGCCGCTGCGCGCCGAGCTGGCGGCGGCGAAGGTGGCCGCCGCGCCCGATCCGTCGCGCACCGCCGACGCGCAGCTGCCCGAGCTCGTGCTCGCGCTGCTGGCGATGCCCGAGCACGCATGCAACGACGCGCTGACGCGACGCTACGACCACGAGGTCAAGGGGCTGTCGGTGATCAAGCCCCACGTCGGGGTCCATCGCGACGTGCCCGCCGGCGCGACCGTCATGCGCGCACGGCATGGTCGCCGCGAGGGCGTGGTGCTGGGCGAGGGCGTGCACCCGTTCTACGCCGACCTCGACGCCCGCGCGATGGCCCACGCCTGCGTCGACGAGGCCGTGCGCCGGGTCGTCGCCGCCGGCGCGCGGGTCGATCGCATCGCCGCACTCGACAATTTCTGCTGGCCCGATCCGGTGCAGAGCGACCGCACGCCCGACGGCGCCCACAAGCTGGCGCAGCTGGTCGCGTGTTGCGAGGGCTTGCGCGAGGCCTGCGTCGCGTTCGGTGTGCCGCTGGTGAGCGGCAAGGACTCGATGAAGAACGACGCCTCGATCGGCGGCGTGAAGATCTCGATCCCGCCGACCTTGCTGGTCAGCGTGATGGCGCAGATCGACGACGTCGGTGGCGCGCTCGATCCGGTTGTCATCGAGGACACCGAGCTGTGGCTGCTCGGGCCCACGGCCGACGAGCTGGGCGGCAGCAGCATCCATCGCCTGCTCGGTCACGGCCTCGCCGGCGCCGTGCCTCAGACCGATCTCGCGGCCGCGGCGGCGCGCCATCGAGCGCTCGCGCAGCTCGTCGCCGACGGGCAGCTCCGCAGCGCGTTGCCGCTGTCGCGGGGCGGGCTCGCGCTCGCGCTGGCCCACACCGCGCTCGCGAGCGAGCTGTCCATCGAGGTCGGCGTCGACGAGCTGGCGGTGGCCTCGGGCTTCGTCGCGTTGTTCTCGGAGTCGACCTCGCGGGTGCTGCTGGGCGTCGCGCCCGAGCGCCGCGGTGCGGTGCAGGCCGCGCTGGGTCGCCATGGCCTCGTCGCGCTCGGCCATGCACGCCGTGGTCGCGCGGGGCTGCGCATCGAGCGTGGCGGTCGAGCGATCGTCGATCTCTCGACGACGCAGCTGCGGGCGCGCTGGGTCGTCGACTGA
- a CDS encoding radical SAM protein, with translation MRYEGRIYRPPSEADALILQATIGCSWNHCTYCDMYSDKQFRVRALEPTLADLDTAAAQAGAHIDKLFVADGDALVMPLAQWRPILERARARLPRLRRVSCYAMARNVIGKTDDELAQLRAPGLSRLYIGPESGDDATLRRIAKGDDAAAHVEAATRAHAAGMELSVITLLGIAGERSEEHARATGELITAMDPEFVAALTVTVVPGTPLAKLAARDKFAVPAVPELLRELRGIVLHARPSNAMFRTNHASNYLPLGGRLPADRERIVEVIDAALEGRIPLRPERSRGL, from the coding sequence ATGCGCTACGAGGGCCGCATCTACCGTCCGCCGTCGGAGGCCGACGCGCTCATCCTGCAGGCCACGATCGGCTGCTCGTGGAACCACTGCACGTACTGCGACATGTACAGCGACAAGCAGTTCCGCGTGCGTGCGCTCGAGCCGACGCTGGCGGATCTCGACACCGCGGCGGCGCAGGCCGGCGCGCACATCGACAAGCTGTTCGTCGCCGACGGCGACGCGCTGGTGATGCCGCTGGCGCAGTGGCGACCGATCCTCGAGCGCGCGCGGGCGCGGCTGCCCCGGCTGCGGCGTGTGTCGTGCTACGCGATGGCGCGCAACGTGATCGGGAAGACCGACGACGAGCTCGCACAGCTGCGGGCGCCGGGGTTGTCGCGGCTGTACATCGGCCCCGAGTCGGGCGATGACGCCACGCTGCGGCGCATTGCCAAGGGCGACGACGCGGCCGCCCACGTCGAGGCGGCGACGCGGGCCCATGCCGCCGGCATGGAGCTGAGCGTCATCACGCTGCTGGGCATCGCCGGCGAGCGCAGCGAGGAGCACGCCCGCGCCACCGGCGAGCTCATCACGGCGATGGATCCGGAGTTCGTCGCTGCGCTGACGGTGACGGTGGTGCCGGGCACACCGCTCGCGAAGCTGGCCGCGCGCGACAAGTTCGCGGTGCCGGCGGTGCCCGAGCTGCTGCGGGAGCTGCGTGGCATCGTGCTCCACGCGCGGCCGAGCAACGCCATGTTCCGCACCAACCACGCCTCGAACTACCTGCCGCTGGGCGGGCGGCTGCCGGCCGATCGCGAGCGCATCGTCGAGGTCATCGATGCCGCGCTCGAGGGCCGCATCCCGCTGCGGCCAGAGCGGTCGCGCGGGCTGTGA
- a CDS encoding outer membrane protein transport protein has protein sequence MAHARSNHATRTTLPTIAALGLLTAAAAWPTQAHASGIAAARFGGEHGHPTTDNPTALYYNPAGIALSKGTHIFVDGTIALRFASYTRPASEVNSPQSTDIAPGANDGKATLFNAVAAPFFGVTSDFGTDFIYGGLALYFPFGGSAVWDKNKTYQGSSQFPGAADGVQRWYSIDGTIRSMYVTGGLGFNIRKIGLSLGVTGSAIKSNVVTIRARNADGTDDLVNGMPPDTSLKEGRSYINVDGWQGGFGIGAIYDVLKQGKYFIGLSYTSQPNVAGGMTLKGTLDNTLALGEPSQSQVELTQTMPDILRLGFRARPTAKYEIRVFADYTRWSVFKNQCVLDRSVADRNCDFANIDNALDDPTNFGGNANPAVVQHLPRFWKDAGGVRVGASYWFVPQVEGYVGVGYDSTAVPLQTLDPALMDAHKMSISAGVRWQIIKNFALAFTATELAFFRTSTKGKSALNQFQSPTKQPSANGVYRQFFQLFNIYVDVSFGYGGRKNKDKGSSRKRTKQDPEVAAPVATPDASVGVDASVGAEPAPEPTPEPTPPADEPAAPEGDPPADATAEDAPPQP, from the coding sequence ATGGCCCACGCGAGATCGAACCACGCGACCCGAACGACCCTCCCGACGATCGCCGCGCTGGGCCTGCTGACGGCGGCCGCGGCCTGGCCCACGCAGGCGCACGCCTCGGGCATCGCCGCCGCGCGTTTCGGCGGCGAGCACGGCCATCCCACCACCGACAACCCGACGGCGCTCTACTACAACCCCGCCGGCATCGCGCTGTCGAAGGGCACGCACATCTTCGTCGACGGCACCATCGCGCTGCGCTTCGCCAGCTACACGCGACCGGCCTCCGAGGTGAACAGCCCGCAATCCACCGACATCGCACCGGGCGCCAACGACGGCAAGGCCACGCTGTTCAACGCCGTCGCCGCGCCGTTCTTCGGCGTGACCTCGGACTTCGGCACCGACTTCATCTACGGCGGCCTCGCGCTGTACTTCCCGTTCGGCGGCTCCGCCGTGTGGGACAAGAACAAGACCTACCAGGGCAGCTCGCAGTTCCCGGGCGCCGCCGACGGCGTGCAGCGGTGGTACTCGATCGACGGCACCATCCGCTCGATGTACGTGACCGGCGGGCTGGGCTTCAACATCCGCAAGATCGGCCTCTCGCTCGGCGTCACCGGCAGCGCCATCAAGTCGAACGTCGTCACGATCCGCGCGCGCAATGCCGACGGCACCGACGACCTCGTCAACGGCATGCCGCCGGACACCTCGCTCAAGGAGGGCCGCAGCTACATCAACGTCGACGGCTGGCAGGGCGGCTTCGGCATCGGTGCGATCTACGACGTGCTGAAGCAGGGCAAGTACTTCATCGGGCTGTCGTACACCAGCCAGCCCAACGTCGCCGGCGGCATGACGCTCAAGGGCACGCTCGACAACACCCTCGCGCTCGGCGAGCCCTCGCAGAGCCAGGTCGAGCTCACCCAGACCATGCCCGACATCCTGCGCCTGGGCTTTCGCGCGCGCCCGACCGCGAAGTACGAGATCCGCGTGTTCGCCGACTACACCCGCTGGTCGGTGTTCAAGAACCAGTGCGTGCTCGATCGCTCGGTCGCGGATCGCAACTGCGACTTCGCCAACATCGACAACGCACTCGACGATCCGACCAACTTCGGCGGCAACGCCAACCCGGCGGTGGTGCAGCACCTGCCGCGGTTCTGGAAGGACGCCGGTGGCGTGCGCGTGGGCGCCAGCTACTGGTTCGTGCCACAGGTCGAGGGCTACGTCGGCGTGGGCTACGACAGCACCGCGGTGCCGCTGCAGACGCTCGACCCTGCGCTCATGGACGCGCACAAGATGAGCATCTCGGCCGGCGTGCGTTGGCAGATCATCAAGAACTTCGCGCTCGCGTTCACCGCCACCGAGCTGGCGTTCTTCCGCACCAGCACCAAGGGCAAGAGCGCGCTCAACCAGTTCCAGTCGCCGACCAAGCAGCCCTCGGCCAACGGCGTCTACCGGCAGTTCTTCCAGCTGTTCAACATCTACGTCGACGTCTCGTTCGGCTACGGCGGTCGCAAGAACAAGGACAAGGGCAGCAGTCGCAAGCGCACCAAGCAGGATCCCGAGGTCGCCGCACCGGTCGCGACCCCGGACGCGAGCGTGGGTGTGGACGCCAGCGTCGGCGCGGAGCCGGCCCCAGAGCCGACCCCAGAGCCGACCCCGCCGGCCGACGAGCCCGCGGCGCCCGAGGGCGACCCGCCGGCCGACGCCACCGCCGAGGACGCGCCGCCGCAGCCCTGA
- a CDS encoding phosphoribosylformylglycinamidine synthase subunit PurQ has product MSSSAPITAASPSSAPPRSAWSFELGPVAGAAAVRVLVLSGYGLNCEAETAAGFAMLGARAEIIHTGALLEAGAAALQGVHMLAFCGGFSFGDHIASGRVLANRLRFRMGDALARFVDDGGHVIGICNGFQTIAKLGLLPAFDRRPGDGLAPQQISIVDNDRLGYRNAWVRLGFDPASPCAFTRDGSGAVLEVPARHGEGKLIFADEATCDRALADHLVPLRYVDAQGRPTQHWPDNPNGSTDAAAALCDRSGRVFGVMPHPEAFLYPEAHPDFTRWRARGHAPVHGDGLGVLASGLRSVLR; this is encoded by the coding sequence ATGTCGTCGTCCGCTCCGATCACCGCCGCGTCGCCGTCGTCGGCACCGCCGCGCAGTGCATGGTCCTTCGAGCTGGGACCGGTCGCGGGCGCGGCCGCGGTGCGCGTGCTGGTGCTCTCGGGCTATGGCCTCAACTGCGAGGCCGAGACCGCCGCCGGCTTCGCCATGCTCGGCGCCCGCGCGGAGATCATCCACACCGGGGCACTGCTCGAGGCCGGCGCGGCCGCGCTGCAGGGCGTGCACATGCTGGCGTTCTGCGGCGGCTTCTCGTTCGGTGACCACATCGCCTCGGGGCGCGTGCTGGCCAATCGTCTGCGCTTCCGGATGGGCGACGCGCTGGCCCGCTTCGTCGACGACGGCGGCCACGTGATCGGCATCTGCAACGGCTTCCAGACCATCGCCAAGCTGGGGCTGCTGCCGGCCTTCGATCGCCGACCCGGCGACGGACTCGCGCCGCAGCAGATCTCCATCGTCGACAACGACCGCCTCGGCTATCGCAACGCGTGGGTGCGGCTGGGCTTCGATCCCGCGAGCCCGTGCGCGTTCACCCGCGACGGCTCGGGCGCGGTGCTCGAGGTGCCGGCGCGACACGGCGAGGGCAAGCTGATCTTCGCCGACGAGGCCACGTGCGATCGCGCGCTGGCCGACCACCTGGTGCCGCTGCGCTATGTCGACGCGCAGGGCCGCCCGACCCAGCACTGGCCCGACAACCCCAACGGTTCGACCGACGCCGCCGCCGCGCTGTGCGATCGCAGCGGTCGCGTCTTCGGCGTGATGCCGCACCCCGAGGCCTTCCTCTATCCGGAGGCCCATCCCGACTTCACCCGCTGGCGCGCGCGCGGTCACGCACCGGTGCACGGCGACGGGCTCGGTGTCCTCGCCAGCGGCCTGCGCTCCGTCCTGCGCTGA
- a CDS encoding S9 family peptidase — protein sequence MTRRGWIAALPWLVFTGCAQRSDPDAADCPPAAADAAVEPGPPGTTLGVEVSPPPATADGPTQAQWREPTAAVRDLVSSPPTPIPWVDPQGRSILLGHAPAMPPLSEVARPFAALAGERIDSRRGSTRRVRSLHGLSVLSIDGGDERWVVPIGDAQIAAPSWSPDGAHVAWLSLADDHVELWVAAKDGSGARRLLDVVDVLAPAYRWVGHDALLVLEARREGAAPPAPRVPAGPMIELANGERAQNRTWQDLLRNAHDADLFEYFASSGLSRVSLTGAKTSLSEVGMFTDVEASPDGRYVLIERIRRPFSYAVPSSRFARVIEVRDAGGHVVATLADDGPAETIPIDGVRTGPRQVQWAPSEPATLVWFEATDGGDPRRPAEDRDRLLRALPPFDAPVEVTRLRHRARGLRHLEDRASVLATEYDRDRRWLTTWMIALDGATPPSKLFDRSSNDAYGDPGEPVERALPDGGHAVIVQDGAMFLAGEGATPEGDRPFVDRFELATGTRTRVLESPADASRELVGFAAGPAGARMIVREQSQRVPPNLHLREVDATRALTAWPDPHPQLAGVTRTLLKYRRQDGVELSATLWRPPGEAPAGGWPMLLWAYPLEYNDKDTAGQVRASPNRFLRVTGGSPLALLAAGYAVLDDAAMPVVGDPETMNDTLLQQLTWSAAAAIDAAVATGDIDRRRVAVGGHSYGAFMTANLLAHTDLFAAGIARSGAYNRTLTPFGYQSERRTLWEAKATYVEVSPLMHAEAIDEPLLLVHGELDDNSGTFPLQSQRLFQAIRGNGGVAKLVVLPHEAHGYTARENLLQLLAEEIEWLDTHLAKPAADSPVRTEGAGKRGATD from the coding sequence GTGACGCGACGTGGGTGGATTGCAGCGCTCCCGTGGTTGGTGTTCACCGGCTGCGCGCAGCGCAGCGATCCGGACGCCGCCGATTGCCCACCCGCGGCGGCCGACGCCGCCGTCGAGCCCGGGCCCCCGGGCACGACGCTCGGCGTCGAGGTGTCGCCGCCGCCCGCGACCGCCGACGGGCCGACCCAGGCGCAGTGGCGCGAGCCCACCGCGGCGGTCCGCGATCTGGTCTCGTCGCCGCCCACGCCGATCCCGTGGGTCGATCCGCAGGGGCGATCGATCCTGCTCGGGCACGCGCCCGCGATGCCGCCGCTGTCCGAGGTCGCTCGTCCGTTCGCGGCGCTCGCGGGCGAGCGCATCGACAGCCGCCGTGGCTCGACGCGACGCGTGCGGAGCCTGCACGGGCTCTCGGTGCTGAGCATCGATGGTGGCGACGAGCGCTGGGTCGTGCCGATCGGCGATGCCCAGATCGCCGCACCGAGCTGGTCGCCCGATGGTGCCCACGTCGCGTGGTTGTCGCTGGCCGACGACCACGTGGAGCTGTGGGTCGCGGCGAAGGACGGCAGCGGTGCGCGGCGCTTGCTCGACGTCGTCGACGTGCTGGCGCCGGCGTACCGCTGGGTCGGTCACGATGCACTGCTGGTGCTCGAGGCCCGCCGCGAGGGCGCTGCACCGCCGGCGCCGCGGGTACCGGCGGGGCCGATGATCGAGCTCGCCAACGGCGAGCGTGCGCAGAACCGGACCTGGCAGGACCTGCTGCGCAACGCCCACGACGCCGATCTGTTCGAATACTTCGCGAGCTCGGGGCTCTCGCGCGTGTCGCTGACGGGCGCCAAGACCTCGCTGTCCGAGGTCGGCATGTTCACCGACGTCGAGGCTTCGCCCGATGGGCGCTACGTCTTGATCGAGCGCATCCGTCGGCCGTTCTCGTACGCGGTGCCGAGCTCGAGGTTCGCGCGCGTCATCGAGGTCCGCGACGCCGGCGGCCACGTGGTCGCGACGCTCGCCGACGATGGCCCCGCCGAGACCATCCCCATCGACGGCGTGCGCACGGGGCCGCGCCAGGTGCAGTGGGCACCGAGCGAGCCGGCCACGCTGGTGTGGTTCGAGGCCACCGACGGCGGTGATCCCCGACGACCCGCCGAGGACCGTGATCGCTTGCTGCGAGCGCTGCCGCCGTTCGATGCACCGGTCGAGGTCACCCGCCTGCGCCATCGCGCACGCGGCCTACGTCACCTCGAGGATCGCGCGAGCGTGCTGGCCACCGAGTACGACCGCGATCGCCGGTGGCTGACCACCTGGATGATCGCGCTCGACGGCGCCACACCGCCATCGAAGCTGTTCGATCGCTCGAGCAACGACGCCTACGGCGATCCCGGTGAGCCGGTCGAGCGCGCGCTGCCCGACGGTGGGCACGCAGTGATCGTGCAAGACGGTGCCATGTTCCTCGCCGGTGAAGGCGCCACGCCGGAGGGCGATCGGCCGTTCGTCGATCGCTTCGAGCTCGCCACCGGCACGCGCACGCGCGTGCTCGAGTCGCCGGCGGACGCCTCGCGCGAGCTGGTCGGCTTCGCCGCCGGGCCCGCGGGCGCGCGCATGATCGTGCGCGAGCAGTCCCAGCGTGTGCCGCCCAACCTGCACCTGCGCGAGGTCGATGCGACCCGCGCGCTGACGGCATGGCCCGACCCCCATCCGCAGCTGGCGGGGGTCACCCGCACGTTGCTCAAGTACCGTCGGCAAGACGGGGTGGAGCTGTCGGCGACGCTGTGGCGACCCCCGGGGGAGGCGCCCGCGGGTGGTTGGCCGATGCTGCTGTGGGCCTACCCGCTCGAGTACAACGACAAGGACACCGCCGGTCAGGTACGGGCCTCACCGAACCGATTCCTGCGCGTCACCGGCGGCTCGCCGCTGGCACTGCTCGCGGCCGGCTATGCCGTGCTCGACGACGCGGCGATGCCGGTGGTCGGTGATCCCGAGACCATGAACGACACGTTGCTGCAGCAGCTCACGTGGTCGGCCGCGGCGGCGATCGACGCGGCGGTCGCCACCGGTGACATCGACCGTCGACGCGTCGCCGTTGGCGGCCACTCCTACGGCGCGTTCATGACCGCCAACCTGCTCGCGCACACCGACCTGTTCGCCGCCGGCATCGCGCGCTCGGGCGCGTACAACCGCACGCTGACCCCGTTCGGCTACCAGAGCGAGCGACGCACGCTGTGGGAGGCCAAGGCCACCTACGTCGAGGTCTCGCCGCTGATGCACGCCGAGGCCATCGACGAGCCGCTGCTGCTCGTGCACGGCGAGCTCGACGACAACTCCGGCACCTTTCCACTGCAGTCGCAGCGGCTGTTCCAGGCCATCCGAGGCAACGGTGGCGTCGCGAAACTGGTGGTGCTGCCCCACGAGGCCCACGGCTACACCGCGCGCGAGAACCTGTTGCAGCTGCTCGCCGAGGAGATCGAGTGGTTGGACACCCACCTCGCGAAGCCGGCGGCCGACAGCCCCGTGCGCACCGAGGGCGCGGGCAAGCGCGGCGCGACCGACTAA